ccgggttactctttcattttgaaattaactGCAGTCAGTCAATAATTCGtgccttttcttttcggcgaataagaaaatgacgggtataacttaaaataaaattaggagttaAAAATATTGCGGTATtaatcttgcagcttctttttccccggctatacagattgtgagaagctgcagtagttttaggcggatgagactttcgttatgtaaaaataacgattcaaatagtaactatgttaccgacagaagaaagatatttttgaatttgaatacttacTATAAGATAATTTCCAGTgcaataaatatcatttatcaATATAGCTGATTGGTTTGTCAAACAAATTGTTTAGATAGTTGAATGTAATTGATACAACACATGACCTATGACATAATACACGTTTGAGTTAGACcgtgtaagtataatattttaacaacGAGACcgaactcacgcccgtaatccctttcGAGGATGGCAGACACTCGAGTCTCTACAAAATAAATTGCAGCTTCAACTATCAGATTACTTCTGAAAAcactctatttttatttttatttattttttatttatttagataggtcaCACCAacactcttgttggtgtagcattctccgtgctactttttaggaataAATAGGGCAAAGGTTTCTCCcttttccgccccgcagtactctgtctgacgcgagtggtttggcgcccagagtagtctatttcaaagccatattAGGACTCCTAGGAACAAATCTTAAATAGCAATATGGATATCTTGGGTAATTGctgcaatgtggcctttttcaaCAACATAGAACAAGCTAACAATTAGCTAgcgagggcagcagtaactgtcagtactattcaaaggcggaggaggcggaggaaggcaagagggaaaccactgccctattttgcctaaaaaagtagcatggaggaaaatgctacaccgacaagagcgtgtcccttaaattgatgatgatgagtacaaGCTACGATTAACGATTTTATCCCAAAGTCGTTGTTATGATGACATGTTATGCTAAACAGTACAAATCGAACATTCATTTGTCGATAGGTACCTGTACAACTGACAAGTGACTCAGTTCACAAAATATCGTGGTATTGTGCAGTTGTTATCACAAAGTATTGGAGTTTGATAAACAAGAGTAGGTAAGTTTACATTCTGCACTTCAAAACTGCTacattcatgaacatttttatGGTTAGAGTCATAGTTAGGAGATGTGGTAGCCCCTTACTTTAAGAGCACAGGTTTGATTCCCagacaagcctaaaccaatcacCCTCCTGCacttatcccactctaagtgCTGTCAgctatttaacataacataaacagcctatatacgtcccactgcagggcacaggtctcccctccggaggtccgggttcgattcccgatggggacattgtcgaaatcaaaaagttcgcggaatggaggggttggagggggttggtttgctcgtacaggtagccgctagttgcacacctcattaacagtatatgtaccaagtttgaagcaaatcgggtcattaacgtttgaactatcgaccagcaaacaagtgaatcgggaagaactcagcgaatatggagaaaattgaacaccgcgccgtcattaagttcctcaccaagcaaggaaaatccgctcagacgatttttcaagagctgttagcagtttacgcgggctctgcccctggtaaaaccatggtttacaagtggcatagtctattcaagcaaggaagagagtcgattgaagatgaaccccgctccggacggcccattgaggccaccacaccggaaatcatcgaaaaagtagagaaacttgtattagaagatacccgcttgaagaagaagcagcttgcagcaatggtcggtgtatccgaaacaagtattttaaatatcctacatcaacatcttgggatgactaaggtcagcgcaagatgggttccaagaatgctcacgccacttcaaaaaagcgagcgtgtcgagtgttctcgccagtttttagagctctgtggagagaataaggaagaagttatggcccggattgttactggagatgaaacctgggttcaccactatgaacctgagtcgaagcaagagtcgatgcagtggcataaaaaaggcagacctcctccaaagaagtttaaggtgtcacaatcggccggaaagatcatggccactatttttgggatacagaaggtattttgctgattgattataaagatcgtggtgtaaCTATAACgagacattactacgcttctttactggatagattgagagaggctatcaaggaaaaaagaagaggaaagctgtcaagaggtgtgctccttttgcacgacaacgcacccgtccacacgtgccatgttgcgacggctgccattcaccgatgcgggttcgaaaaattaaaccacccgccttacagtccagacttggcccccagcgattattatttgttcccaaaaaagaaaaaggaactgcgtggacgaaaatttggcgatgatgaagaagtcaagtctgcaatttcggcctattttgacagcaaagagaaatcttttttttatgatggaataaacaaattatttgatagatccggaaaatgtgttaaggttaagggagaatatattgaaaaggaaaatagtttcgtgtttaatttcgacccccttccccctcattccgcgaactttttgacctcccctcgtaaatCCGATATTTAatgacgtttttctatgacgtcaattttttttcatacaaattctatagtaatttgtgtttgacgtttagtaaaaagtaacttatttgacttTTTGGAATCTAGCCTATTAAACGGGTGTCTGACAATAAAAGTACCgagtttttcaacaaaagtGCTGACcagattttttcttttataaaaaggcgtgtGATAACTCGAAATGAGGTCATTTTGAAGTCATTGACGACGTAATGCGACCATGCATCATTGCGGGCCTCATTATGTGCATTTTGTTATCATTTACAATATATCGCCTGTCAAATACAAGATAATGCAGTTTTTGTGCTTATAAATGATGCAAAATACCTTTAGTTACTTGATGTCCGGGGTAAAAAGCAACTGTTTTGAAAAAGcaaatagttggaaactaagaTGCCTATTGTCAATTGTTCCATAACAACCGTCAAACTAatgtttctcacaacctgtatagccgagtaaaagctgcaagaaaaacctcggcctagacgttctttaaaacattattttatatcaGTGTTTTATTCTGTTTTTGCAGTCATGTGGTCATGCGACCCCACCGTCTCATCAACAGTGGCTCAGGGCTACCAAGCCACGGGGCCAGCAATGGTCAGCGCTGTCCAGACAATCCTAGCGGCCCAATGTTTGATAGCCCCTGACATGTTTGGTGATCCGAGTGATTTGGAAGTAGAAAAACTGACTGGTAACATTCATTTAGAAATAAAGTCCCTATTGgctgtaacaaaaacaaaaacatacacAAGTTTTTCCAATCGTTTCAGACACGACTTATGACTTCATAATAGTGGGAGCAGGCACAGCTGGGTCAGTGGTGGCTAACCGTCTCCTTGAAGAGGAGCAGTGGAAGGTCCTGCTGCTGGAAGCTGGTGGAAACCCAACATTGGGTACTGAAGTGAGTGGGAAAGATTTatcatgagctcacgactatatcccaattggggtagtccaaggtacatccatcgcaagatgaacttagtacccacacttcaccgagctttctaacggcctccgtggtccagtggttgaccgttgggctcacgatccggaggtcctggtttCGAATCTCGGTTGGgacatattataaaaatcactttgtgatcccttgtttggttaggacattacaggctgatcacgtgattgtttgaaagtaagacgatccgtccacctcataactcacacgatagaagaagaccgagctttctgttagaccaacgtgattggtggtcagccgtatcgccgtctgtaatggtcgagccaactgcgttagggAAAACtgttcttaaaataaattaataacacattgtTGCAAGTCCGGTACAGGAGTTCGAAACGGCGCTTCCCGATTGAGACACCAGCCTAtttaccacaggaccacattgaCTATTAGTATGTTAGTAAGAACATGGTTTTTCAAATTATGACCTTTACAGATACCAGCCCTTTTCATAAACAACTACGGGACGAACGAAGACTGGAATTTCCGAACGGAGCCACAGGAGCAAGCCTGTCTGAATTATAAGGAGCAAAGATGCTACTGGCCTAGAGGAAAAGTGTTAGGAGGAACCAGCAGTATAAACGGCATGTATTATATCAAAGGAAATCAAGAAGACTACGACAGTTGGGGCATAGAAAATTGGAAATACGAAaacataaagaaatattttctaaaaagtCCTAAACGCAAATCTAAAGACGacacagatgaaaataaaaacaaagttaaaCGTGATAATATAAATTTAGAGCATAATTATGAAAAACATCCTATAGAAGACATGTTAATTAAGGCAAATGAAGAAATGAATATCTCTTTTGTGGAAAATTTTAACGAAGAAATACAGAAAGGAGTGGGTGTTGCATCGACTACAACTAAAAATGGACAAAGAGAGAGTACTCTCAATGCTTTTCTAAAACCCTTAAAAGAAAATAGCAGATTTACAGTATTGAAGAATGTTTACGTAGAAGAAATTTTGTATGACGAAGATACTGCTATTGGTGTAAGGCTTTATTTCATCAAAAATCCAAGCAAAAAATATGAAGTTAAAGCAAAAAAAGAAGTTATATTATCGGCGGGTACTATCAACTCTGCTGAAATTTTGTTAAAATCAGGTATCTTTCCTGATAAGCAGTTTATGAATTCTTTTATAACACCAAAAGTAAAATTGCCAGTAGGAGAAAACTTGCAAGATCACATTTTTGCTCCTGTGATATTCAAAATGGAAAGTGAAAATGACTCAAATACTCtcccaaaaatattaaaatatttctacGAATATATTCTTGATAGAAAAGGACCGTTATCCGATTTAAGACCACAAAGAATAGTATCTTTTATAAATACCACTGACGATACTGCTAAAACTGCTGATATACAAAACCATTTCATAGTTGTATATCcaaatcaatcaaatattgTTGATATATTTGGTCAGCATAATTTTTCCGATCAGTTTTACAATGCTTTCAACGaacttaacaaaaataatatcattATCATTGTTTACGTAACTCTGCTACAGCCAAAATCTAGAGGCAAAATCGTTCTTGAGAACGACAAAGTTATAATCAAAGCCAATTATTTACACGAGGGCGAAGATTTAGAAAATCTAGTCAAAGGCATGAAAGTTGCTATAAAACTAAAAGATACAGAATCATTTAAAAACTCTAGTTTGAAACTACATTTCATTGAAATTGATGCTtgcaaaaatattgaaaaagatgatgatgacttcttAAGATGCATAGCGAAGCATTTGACAGGTACACTTTACCACGCAGTAGGTACCAATAAGATGGGTAAACAAGAAGATGAAACAGCAGTGGTAGATGAAAGGTTAAGAGTCAAACATGTAAAGAATCTAAGAGTCATAGATGCAAGTGTAATGCCCAAAATTGTAAGAGGCAATACAATGGCAGCTACTCTTATGATTGCTGAAAAAGGTGCTGATATGATTAAGGCTGATTGGCGGACGAATAAAAAAtgattatgtatatttatttttatttcagtttttaAGAAACCTGTGTAGTGTATATGTGCGTAGGATATCGtaatttaacggcctctgtggtccagtggttgagctttctgctcacgatccaaaGGCCCCGGTTCGAATCgcgatggggacaaatcacaaaaatcactttattggTCTCACTTGTCTTTGTCAggttggttaagacattacatgctgatcaccagattgtccaaaagtaagataatccgtgtttcggaaggcacgttaagccgttggtcccggttactacttactgacgtaaatacgtagtcgttacatgagtcatgtcaggggcctatggcggctcaataataaccctgagggcctgagaccagagttgatggggttggtaatccacctcacaacccacacgatagaagaagaagatcgtaaTATGAAAAGCAACTTGACGCTACTCAGAACTATCCATGCTTCTAACGTCCTGTTATGAGTACAAACAGAACAGACTCAGTCAGTCTTCAGTTTGGatacaaatattataagtattctTTGCTACAATTTGGCTTTCATCAACACTTACCTGCTTGCGTCTCAAAATGAATTGTCTCtattatgtttaataataaCCATCGCCTCCTAATAATACTATTAGCATATTTTATGCGTCGTCTGCATGTAAAGCTTCGAAAGCAACATTTTCGTGGTTACTCCCATTTGGCAATGAACCTGACAGCTGTTGTGTGGAGTATGAAAGCCGACAAGCTTCACAACGTGCGATATGTACCGAAGTTAGGGTTGtcactttttgttttaaatcattattttatttacatacataaactcacgcgcgtATTCcctgaaggggtgggcagaacaacAAATagtcaagaaactatttgcagccacttttgatacatagtgcTAAGGTGGATAATAATAAAcagtatgatgataggggatcagcctatcgctcttatgatccatcatgttcgacaggacgctgatGGATTATTTTGTGTAAACAGCATTTTTTTCTGTAATCGATTCTATTTAACCTAAActgtagttacatgagtcatgtcaggggcctatggcggctcagtaataaccctgacaccagggttgaaggggttgataatccacctcacaatccacacgatagaagaagaagacctaaacTGTCTTGTAAAAATGTCCCAATGCTAATTGCAGGCCTTGCTTCAATCAACTTTAGGGTTACGAACTTTGCTACATAGAGAGTTAATAGAgggctttgcccagcagtgggacgtacctatGCTGTGTACTACATCGTCAAAGGTCAAACTTCAATATCAATAATAGGTTAGGGAACGGGTGGACAGCTTATATATTTAAGATATATTAAGAAGACGAATGGGCATAGAGGATAAATTTTAGGGGACGAGTGGGTACTGACCCCTTTGTGGGTTGATCgggaataattaataaattaataaattttaaaaatatataataaataaaaaaataaaagaaataaaaaataataatacaatatattatatttgtttaatattttgcaagttatttaaatactgtaatatttccttttttttaaatatatcgttgtaaattatctttttaactatttttttttcattattatttgtttattccaagattcaataataaaaaaaataacaaatacctaCAAATAGGCTACGGGCTGCTTAAAAGGCATTTTTTTACCTCTATATTTCAAAAAGCAAGAAGCTGGCAACCCTACCGCAGCCGGTGGCGGCTACCCGTGTAGGGCGCTTGTTCTTTTCCTTTATTTCATTTTTGCGAATATATcgtatttttaatactttttggCTTATCTTTATCTGTTTGACCGTTTTTTTCTGAGGTTTTTTCATTCGAACGCATAAAATATCTATATAACAAAAAGTTTATTGCGAATTATTGGCCTTGAgagaaattcaaaatggctgacCTGTTTTGGCgctaaattgttttaaaaagctATAGGTTATTTTCGTATCTTCTAATTGCTCACggaaatatcaaatatgatataGAAATCTGTcgcaattataattaatttgacatttacgtagttcttgtcaaaaaagttaatgtaacatggtaccaaTTAATTCAACAAAGCGTCATGTTAGTGTTCAGGGAACGTACCATGTAGCTACAATGTAATTAAATTTGCCTGAGTAATTTAATTACGCCCTTTCCATTATGATGGATTCATAATGGGCTTGTCATCATACGGTTCAtccctattttctcattactacaGGCTCTGTCCAGCCTATTAGGGGTTACGgtggtgagtttatgtatgcaagtatgtgtatacatacatatatacataaaggGCCTCtatataagaaagaaaaaagccccccctcaatcaaccggagggcgttTAGAGGACATTCCACCACGCAGCTGCACTGCGAGTTGGTTAAGACTGGAGACATTACACTTGTCGCGGACGCCGTGCTAGAGAGAGACGGCGCCGCTAGAAAAGGACGGAACGAGGAAGTGCCATTAGAGCGAGACGTCACTACTGTTAGAATAGGATAACAATTAAGTAATGTAAATAGCACGCAGTACCTAACTAGTTGTGAACCCAAAAATAGTACCTAAGGTGGGCAACACGAATAAATACGCTTGGAAACCGATCGAGTCTTTAATTTGAACTCAAGATCCTGATCCTGAATActccaaatacatacataacgtaacataaactgcctatatacggcccactgctgggcacaggcctcccctcaatcaaccggagggggtatggagcatactccaccacgcagctccaatgcgggttggtggaggtgtttttacggctaatagccgggaccaacgggttaacgtgccctccgaagcacggaatcatcttactttttcggacaatcaggtgattcaagcctgaacagtccttaccaaacaaaggacagtctcacaaagtgatttcgacaatgtccccatcgggaatcgaacccggacctccagatcgtgagcctaacgctctaaccactagaccacggaggccgtactcAAAATACAGTCCATAACAATACCCTagcgttgtcccgtttttcacgaggtccgcttacctaaccttgccaggtccggctttttacaggactgcctgactgaccttccaacccacgaagacTAGATACTTTTAAACTTTGTATAAACCCTTAATTAAAGCTTGAAAGGAGCACTATTAGTCACTACAGACTAAGATTTCCATACATTTCACATAGATATTAATAGAGACTTCACATAGGACCTCATTTGCATAGGTCAAGTCGACCCGAGATACTTAAGCCTTTAATGGGAGCAAAgattatgtaattaataattcAGAGGAGACACAGAAATATTTTTGGACATTCTGGCTATGACATCAAATCTCTGAGAGGCGTTTATAAGTGACTCTCTTAGGACGAATaccaagcattatcccgtttttcacagagtccgctcctaacctgaagatctgacaggtcgattttttacagaagcgactgtctatctgatcttccaacctgcgaagaaaaaaccagcccaatactggttaggtcacatatctgcgaaaatgcgtttctcgggagtgcgggtttcctcatgatgttttccttcaccgctgagcatgtgatagtaatttatgatccaaacatgaattcgaaaacaaattcgacaatcactgcgacctcaaagtgagaggcgagcgttctaccagctgggctaccatggctcatTAAATTACACTCTGGCTTACCTAATCTTTGACCGTGATTGTAATATTCTTGtacttaagacaaattaatGTTAGATCTTAGTTGTTATTGTTCGATGTCTTCTATCTCAACAGGACAGGCACTAAGGCCGCCTTTATAGACCAGATTTAGTGCTGTCCTATTGGTAAGGTTTCAGATCCTTAGAGTAAGTCGTCTGTAACTCaactcggcctcagctgagcagTTTGGTACCTATTTTAAGTTGGCATTTAACGTCCTCGACTTTATTcgactgccaacataataatacgaaaagaatgacgtcatgccttaccGGAGTACTAATCTCGAGATTGAGGCAccgtctaagaataccgattttgggTTGAGTTTGAGGAAGACCTTGAGGTCGCCTTAACTGAGGACAGAGTTGAGAAAGGTTGGAGTTAATATCTTGgaataactttttctttttttgacatgacttgttgtatatttgctgcagatggcattaactacttggccggacgaatggggagcgctgaaggctctcacccggtaaaacgtttaagacaacaggcctgagggtgcccagttgggcgcgaacctcggcttagggcgtcgtctgagaggaaaaatatttgaaagagttaatcgactctagtggatcgatagcgacaagcgctgattgagggaagtcgtcgaccacgccggcggggtcggtatcggggtcctgaagtgtttggtgacgcgagctgattggctgcctctatggctaaagtaatcgggtcgtcgggatcgtatatcacGTCCTTCAGACGCCTCTTGGTATACGGGTGTTTAGTTAATCATACGATAAATGGACCTCATCCGTCTGTGAATATGAGGTTTAAGAGGAATAGCTGACACACAAATAAAAAACGAATTTAACTACAATTTCACTTGCTGGCAAGTGtcaattttgtatatttattttaagcacataaaataaaataaaaaacaaacgaaaGTTAACACTTCACAGAGACTGGCTGACACGGCGATGAACGAAATAAAAAGCCCATCAGATTTTTTTCCACGAGCAACCCTTTTCATATTTATCAAAtgccaaattaaaaaaaaaaacatgataggCACTGGCCACTATTCACACAAAAGCTAGACGCCTTTATAAAACAACCAACATTCGAAATTCAAACTATTCAACTATCCTCGTTTCAAAAATCGTGTGGAATGCGCGcgcgtttttgttttttaagtttacttttttCACTCAGTCAATGGCGGTCGAATCATTCAGCCTtctttaaagaatatttttaaagtgTGAGTTTGCCTTTATATCCTTTGTGTTCGGACACTTTATTTTTCAAGTcggataatattattatttggtcGTCGATGTATCCGCGAGGAACCCGTTTTCGAAACGACGCGGAGCCGTGACCTTTAGTGATGGGCTGAGTGCGTTGATGTCGTATCGATATCGACTgcaattattttaaacttagaaaAATGTTCGCTTGGTGATGATCATAGGGTCTTGcaatttgagaaaaaaaaaacaattcgcaAAAGTAATTAACGACTGGCAAAATTATGATCAGTAATATCGTCTTTTTACAACTCCAATTTACTGAAGTGTCCAAACTTTTAtcgggtaaattttcatttcataaaaaaaacatttgacagaagaatatttagtaagtaactGGATTAACCGAAAAACCTACACTTGGCCTAAAGCACGTTTGGTAAccaaaatgtgttttatttacttactataatCCTCTGTAATATTATGCGCTGATTTCtcctgatgacgtcatcagaatatttacatacctatcataaaatttttaacaaaaaaaaaccgacttcaaacgcaaaactaaaaagcaataaataaatttacttcgcacaaagtaattagtacgtattttcaattagttaattaatttataattctgaagccggtgccaaggaaatgctacaacgaagtaccgattcatatatttttcaatactgattgttttgtaattttttgtttgacattgttttgtaattgctttgatataggtattaaacaatattgtgtgtacatagtaatttgatattgtggtagggttgttgtagcatttacttggcaccgacttcagaattataaattaattaactaattgaaaatacgtactaattactttgtgcgaagtaaatttatttattgctttttagttttgcgtttgaagtcggtttttttttgttaaaaattttattttattttacgattttaagtgatggttagaccgagcaaggatgcagacagacagattttctgatttatattcatatataataatataatatattattagtagtgatcacaattattattgatgaacatgtttacacacacacgcgctaacgcacacgagcacacgcgcacgtacacacgcacacacacagacacacgcacacacacacacacacacgcgcgcgcgcgcacacacacgcacacacacacacacacacacatgtgtatgtgtacatacacacatgtggttgtcagtggaagctgctatcatacacactcacgcatacatatacatatagatacagtagatttcgcgtggttcgctcgctgctaaagcagctcgcgtgtcctgtttattcgaaactgtccctcttcgtatggcggccatcttgtttttccgccattttgttttttttcaccggcgacagaatttgaccaagatttaaatgggtgtcgtggaaacaaacaaaatccaggtgcaataggtttgccagaccgtaggatgtctccctgattgggagcagttttcaaagatgacgttccgatcacacccctatacatcatttttacccccaagacattttctggaaaaacaaaattttgtatggcggccatcttgttttttcgccattttgtatttttttcaccggccattaaattcgaccaagatttaaataggtttcgtgaaagaaaaattggttcaggtgtgatagtttcgccaggccgtagggtgtcaccctgatgcggagcagttttcgaaaatcgggaagtatttccatacttaacatgacgatccgatcacaaccccgatatatattttatatcccgagacattttctgaaaaaacaaaattgtgtatggcggccatcttgtttttccgccattttgttttttttttacgcgctatggaatttgaccaagatttaaataagtgctctgaaagaaatattggttcacgtgcgatagttttgccaggccgtagagtatctctctgatgcggagcagtttttggtgaccagaaagtatttccgtactctacatgacgttttgagtaagcgccccatacattatttttacccaaacgggcttcttccaaaatcgacaaaattttgtatggcggccatcttttttttccgccattttgtttttttgcacc
The Pectinophora gossypiella chromosome 26, ilPecGoss1.1, whole genome shotgun sequence DNA segment above includes these coding regions:
- the LOC126378391 gene encoding glucose dehydrogenase [FAD, quinone]-like, with the translated sequence MWSCDPTVSSTVAQGYQATGPAMVSAVQTILAAQCLIAPDMFGDPSDLEVEKLTDTTYDFIIVGAGTAGSVVANRLLEEEQWKVLLLEAGGNPTLGTEIPALFINNYGTNEDWNFRTEPQEQACLNYKEQRCYWPRGKVLGGTSSINGMYYIKGNQEDYDSWGIENWKYENIKKYFLKSPKRKSKDDTDENKNKVKRDNINLEHNYEKHPIEDMLIKANEEMNISFVENFNEEIQKGVGVASTTTKNGQRESTLNAFLKPLKENSRFTVLKNVYVEEILYDEDTAIGVRLYFIKNPSKKYEVKAKKEVILSAGTINSAEILLKSGIFPDKQFMNSFITPKVKLPVGENLQDHIFAPVIFKMESENDSNTLPKILKYFYEYILDRKGPLSDLRPQRIVSFINTTDDTAKTADIQNHFIVVYPNQSNIVDIFGQHNFSDQFYNAFNELNKNNIIIIVYVTLLQPKSRGKIVLENDKVIIKANYLHEGEDLENLVKGMKVAIKLKDTESFKNSSLKLHFIEIDACKNIEKDDDDFLRCIAKHLTGTLYHAVGTNKMGKQEDETAVVDERLRVKHVKNLRVIDASVMPKIVRGNTMAATLMIAEKGADMIKADWRTNKK